A genomic segment from Bradyrhizobium sp. CB1015 encodes:
- a CDS encoding DMT family transporter → MSATGHTTRAETSGHSWIANQPYLLLSITALCWAGNAIVGRLAAGHIPPVTLSFLRWFFAFLLVLPFAFKHLVQDWPAIRGKLGLMVTLSVIGIGAFNTLQYWALEHTQALNTLLLQSAAPLLVALWSLVILGVCLTAAQAFGVLLSMCGVLTILLHGDFTTLSSIDFNKGDLIFLLALLIFALYSVLSLKRPPMHGLSFLAFTFGCGAACLIPLEIWELSARPVMKLDGPNLLTLLYVAVFPSALAYLCFNRGVRLIGANRAAPFFHVVPVFGSIMAMAFLGEHPQAFHFIGFALVLSGVFAASRKQAT, encoded by the coding sequence ATGTCCGCCACCGGCCACACCACGCGCGCGGAAACATCCGGCCACAGCTGGATCGCCAACCAGCCTTACCTGCTGCTCAGCATCACCGCGCTGTGCTGGGCCGGCAACGCCATCGTCGGGCGGCTCGCTGCCGGCCACATTCCGCCGGTCACGCTGTCGTTCCTGCGCTGGTTCTTCGCCTTCCTGCTGGTGCTGCCGTTCGCCTTCAAGCACCTCGTGCAGGACTGGCCGGCGATCCGCGGCAAGCTCGGCCTGATGGTCACGCTCTCGGTCATCGGCATCGGCGCCTTCAACACGCTGCAATATTGGGCCCTGGAGCACACCCAGGCGCTCAACACGCTGCTGCTGCAGTCGGCCGCGCCGCTGCTGGTGGCGCTGTGGTCGCTCGTCATTCTCGGCGTCTGTCTCACCGCGGCGCAGGCCTTCGGCGTGCTGCTGTCGATGTGCGGCGTGCTGACCATCCTGCTGCACGGCGATTTCACCACGCTGTCGAGTATCGACTTCAACAAGGGCGACCTGATCTTCCTCCTCGCGCTCCTGATCTTCGCGCTCTATTCGGTGCTGTCCCTGAAGCGGCCGCCGATGCACGGCCTCTCGTTCCTCGCCTTCACCTTCGGCTGCGGCGCCGCCTGTCTCATTCCGCTGGAGATCTGGGAACTGTCCGCACGCCCGGTGATGAAGCTCGACGGGCCGAACCTCCTGACCCTGCTCTACGTCGCCGTCTTCCCCTCGGCGCTCGCCTATCTCTGCTTCAATCGCGGCGTGCGCCTGATCGGCGCCAACCGCGCCGCACCGTTCTTCCACGTCGTGCCCGTGTTCGGCTCGATCATGGCGATGGCGTTTCTGGGCGAGCACCCGCAGGCGTTCCACTTCATCGGCTTTGCATTGGTGCTGTCGGGCGTGTTCGCAGCGTCGCGGAAGCAGGCGACTTAG
- a CDS encoding adenylosuccinate synthase → MANVVVVGAQWGDEGKGKIVDWLSEQADIVVRFQGGHNAGHTLVINGKTYKLALLPSGVLREGKLSVIGNGVVFDPAAFLDEVSRLRSQGVDVSPDNLRVAENVTLILPLHRELDAHRESASAATAIGTTRRGIGPAYEDKVGRRAIRLMDLADHQTLPHKIDRLLAHHNALRRGLNLPEFDGAVILKELMAMAPQLLPYAETVWRLLDIERRAGKRMLFEGAQGALLDVDHGTYPYVTSSNTVAAQAATGAGLGPGAVGYVLGLCKAYTTRVGQGPFPTEQDNEIGRKIGERGREFGTNTGRPRRCGWFDAVLVRQAVRTCGINGLALTKLDILDGFDSIEVCTGYKLDGKEIDHFPAGEGAQSRVEPIYETIEGWKEPTANARSWADLPAQAIKYVRRIEELVGCPVALLSTSPEREDTILVQNPFEA, encoded by the coding sequence ATGGCCAATGTTGTCGTCGTCGGCGCCCAATGGGGCGACGAAGGGAAGGGCAAGATCGTCGACTGGTTGTCGGAGCAGGCGGATATCGTCGTCCGCTTCCAGGGCGGCCATAATGCCGGCCACACGCTGGTGATCAACGGCAAGACCTACAAGCTCGCGCTGCTGCCCTCCGGCGTGCTGCGCGAGGGCAAGCTGTCGGTGATCGGCAACGGCGTGGTGTTCGACCCCGCCGCCTTCCTCGACGAGGTCTCAAGGCTCAGGTCGCAGGGGGTCGATGTCAGCCCCGACAACCTGCGTGTCGCGGAAAACGTCACGTTGATTCTGCCGCTGCACCGCGAGCTCGATGCGCACCGCGAATCCGCCAGCGCCGCGACCGCGATCGGCACCACGCGCCGCGGCATCGGCCCGGCCTATGAAGACAAGGTCGGCCGCCGCGCCATCCGCCTGATGGATCTCGCCGATCATCAGACGCTGCCGCACAAGATCGACCGCCTGCTGGCGCACCACAACGCGCTGCGCCGCGGCCTCAACCTGCCGGAATTCGACGGCGCGGTGATCCTGAAGGAGCTGATGGCGATGGCGCCGCAGCTCCTGCCCTATGCCGAGACGGTCTGGCGTCTGCTCGATATCGAGCGGCGCGCCGGCAAGCGCATGCTGTTCGAGGGGGCGCAAGGCGCGCTGCTCGACGTCGACCACGGCACCTATCCCTACGTCACCTCGTCCAACACGGTGGCGGCCCAGGCCGCGACCGGCGCCGGCCTCGGGCCGGGCGCGGTCGGCTACGTGCTCGGCCTGTGCAAGGCCTACACGACCCGCGTCGGCCAGGGCCCGTTCCCGACCGAGCAGGACAACGAGATCGGTCGCAAGATCGGCGAGCGTGGCCGCGAGTTCGGCACCAATACCGGCCGCCCGCGCCGCTGCGGCTGGTTCGACGCCGTGCTGGTCCGCCAGGCGGTCCGGACCTGCGGCATCAATGGCCTCGCGCTGACCAAGCTCGACATCCTCGACGGCTTCGATTCGATCGAGGTCTGCACCGGCTACAAGCTCGACGGCAAGGAGATCGACCATTTCCCGGCCGGCGAGGGCGCGCAAAGCCGGGTCGAGCCGATCTACGAGACGATCGAGGGCTGGAAGGAGCCGACCGCCAATGCACGGTCCTGGGCCGACCTGCCGGCGCAGGCCATCAAATATGTCCGGCGGATCGAGGAATTGGTGGGATGTCCGGTTGCGCTGCTTTCCACCAGCCCGGAACGCGAAGATACTATCCTGGTGCAAAATCCGTTTGAGGCTTAA
- a CDS encoding cysteine rich repeat-containing protein has product MARKFLLATIALAALSGLSTSPALAQGHMGTPQEQQACSRDAQRFCRKDLGNDGAVQSCLQANRAKLSKPCSKVFQSHGM; this is encoded by the coding sequence ATGGCCCGCAAATTTCTCCTGGCGACGATCGCGCTGGCGGCCCTGAGCGGCCTGTCGACGTCACCCGCGCTCGCCCAGGGCCATATGGGCACGCCGCAGGAGCAGCAGGCCTGCTCGCGCGACGCGCAGCGCTTCTGCCGCAAGGACCTCGGCAATGACGGCGCGGTGCAGAGCTGCCTGCAAGCCAATCGGGCCAAGCTGTCGAAGCCCTGCAGCAAGGTGTTTCAGAGCCACGGCATGTGA
- a CDS encoding DUF5413 family protein produces MKRYLVFALVGPFVGGFLLLLTTTYQSGYWTQTNLGEVGKLFAVFFKTLQYSYLFGFLPSLMIGAVDDILLHIRRIGPGVRMLLVGLVAFVLASLTYSSRGPDSGAVQFILYGLVGFVPAVMSSWLVHRYVEEPQAAPAPT; encoded by the coding sequence ATGAAACGCTATCTGGTGTTTGCGCTGGTCGGCCCGTTCGTCGGCGGGTTCCTGCTGCTGCTGACGACGACCTACCAGTCCGGCTATTGGACCCAGACCAACCTCGGCGAGGTCGGCAAGCTGTTCGCGGTGTTCTTCAAGACCCTGCAATACAGCTACCTGTTCGGCTTCCTCCCCTCGCTGATGATCGGCGCGGTCGACGACATCCTGCTCCACATCCGCCGGATCGGTCCCGGCGTGCGGATGCTCCTGGTCGGCCTGGTCGCCTTCGTCTTGGCCTCGCTCACCTACAGCTCGCGCGGGCCGGATTCGGGTGCGGTGCAGTTCATCCTGTACGGCCTCGTCGGCTTCGTGCCGGCGGTGATGTCATCCTGGCTCGTGCATCGCTATGTCGAGGAGCCGCAAGCCGCGCCGGCGCCGACCTGA
- a CDS encoding DUF4112 domain-containing protein has protein sequence MVMPDDDILAPRKSRSGSSSRARFSRDEARGPIIDQEGHEIRPESLEQGFREFRFEFGQGSPFGNLTREQRIARLEAIAKLLDVAFILPGTNIRYGIDGLIGLIPVVGDIITTAISLWLVREARALGAPWHITARMLGNVAVDGVVGLVPFAGDAFDVMFRANMRNVRLLRRWLEKQPRM, from the coding sequence ATGGTCATGCCCGACGACGACATCCTCGCTCCGCGCAAATCCCGTTCCGGGAGCAGCTCGCGTGCGCGCTTTTCGCGCGACGAGGCGCGCGGGCCGATCATCGATCAGGAAGGCCACGAGATCAGGCCCGAAAGCCTGGAGCAGGGATTTCGCGAGTTTCGCTTCGAGTTCGGTCAAGGCAGCCCGTTCGGCAATCTGACGCGCGAGCAGCGGATCGCGCGGCTCGAGGCGATCGCCAAGCTGCTTGATGTCGCCTTCATCCTGCCCGGCACCAACATCCGCTACGGCATCGACGGGCTGATCGGACTGATCCCCGTCGTCGGCGACATCATCACCACCGCGATCTCGCTGTGGCTGGTGCGCGAAGCCCGCGCGCTGGGCGCGCCCTGGCACATCACGGCGCGCATGCTCGGCAATGTCGCGGTCGACGGCGTGGTCGGCCTGGTCCCGTTCGCGGGCGACGCCTTCGACGTCATGTTCCGCGCCAACATGCGCAATGTCCGCCTCTTGCGCCGCTGGCTGGAAAAGCAGCCGCGGATGTAG
- a CDS encoding DUF3309 family protein: MTLGTILIILVIIYLVGGLSGRFGGYGYGLGHSGMGIGGVVLVVLIVLLLLGKV, translated from the coding sequence ATGACGCTTGGGACCATCCTGATCATCCTGGTGATCATCTATCTCGTCGGCGGCCTGTCCGGCCGGTTCGGCGGCTACGGCTATGGCCTTGGTCATTCCGGCATGGGGATCGGCGGGGTCGTGCTGGTCGTCCTGATCGTGCTGCTGCTTCTTGGCAAAGTTTAA
- the msrB gene encoding peptide-methionine (R)-S-oxide reductase MsrB, which yields MPDTKTKATDDKVIKSDEQWRRELTPMQYAVLREKATERPFSGEYEHDHRAGTYVCAGCGNVLFESDAKFDSGCGWPSFTQPAVESHIDEERDTSHGMIRTEVLCSKCSGHLGHVFPDGPGPTGLRYCINSAALKLEPK from the coding sequence ATGCCCGACACCAAGACGAAAGCGACCGACGACAAGGTCATCAAGAGCGACGAGCAGTGGCGGCGCGAGCTGACGCCGATGCAATACGCCGTGCTGCGCGAGAAGGCGACCGAGCGTCCCTTCTCGGGGGAATACGAGCACGACCACCGTGCCGGCACCTATGTCTGTGCCGGCTGCGGCAATGTGCTGTTCGAGTCGGATGCCAAGTTCGATTCCGGCTGCGGCTGGCCGAGCTTCACCCAGCCCGCGGTCGAGAGCCACATCGACGAGGAGCGGGACACCAGCCACGGCATGATCCGCACCGAAGTGCTCTGCTCCAAATGCAGCGGCCATCTCGGCCACGTCTTCCCCGACGGGCCCGGGCCGACCGGCCTGCGCTACTGCATCAATTCCGCGGCGCTGAAGCTCGAGCCCAAATAA
- the msrA gene encoding peptide-methionine (S)-S-oxide reductase MsrA, whose translation MRRTALAALLAATTALTLAFMMPSRAAEEAVVIPAPALDAAPASGIQTAVLAGGCFWGVQGVFQHTAGVVNAVSGYAGGTKATADYQAVSSGRTGHAESVEIKYDPKKISYGKILQIYFSVVHDPTQLNRQGPDVGPQYRSAIFTTSDEQKKVAEAYIAQLNGAKVFNKPIVTKIGALEAFYPAEAYHQDYLTLHPNQPYIAYNDIPKVENLKKLFADNYIEKPTLVNAGKATN comes from the coding sequence ATGCGCCGAACCGCCCTCGCCGCCCTGCTCGCCGCAACCACCGCCCTGACGCTGGCTTTCATGATGCCGTCCCGGGCCGCGGAGGAGGCGGTCGTGATCCCAGCTCCCGCATTGGACGCGGCGCCCGCAAGCGGCATCCAGACCGCCGTGCTCGCGGGCGGCTGCTTCTGGGGCGTGCAAGGCGTCTTCCAGCACACGGCCGGCGTGGTCAACGCGGTCTCCGGCTATGCCGGCGGCACCAAGGCGACCGCCGACTACCAGGCCGTGTCGAGCGGCCGCACCGGCCATGCCGAGTCGGTCGAGATCAAGTACGACCCGAAGAAGATCTCCTACGGCAAGATCCTCCAGATCTACTTCTCGGTGGTGCACGACCCGACCCAGCTCAACCGCCAGGGCCCCGACGTCGGCCCGCAATATCGCTCGGCCATCTTCACCACCTCGGACGAGCAGAAGAAGGTTGCGGAGGCCTATATCGCCCAGCTCAACGGCGCGAAGGTGTTCAACAAGCCGATCGTGACCAAGATCGGCGCGCTGGAGGCGTTCTATCCGGCGGAGGCCTATCACCAGGACTATCTGACGCTGCACCCGAACCAGCCTTACATCGCCTATAACGATATCCCGAAGGTCGAGAACCTGAAAAAGCTGTTCGCGGATAACTACATCGAGAAGCCGACGCTGGTGAATGCCGGCAAGGCCACCAACTGA
- a CDS encoding ATP-dependent RecD-like DNA helicase, which produces MATFTPHQDAALKAVGDWLKSKPGRGGTPPVFRLFGFAGTGKTTLARHIAEGVDGEVKFAAFTGKAALVMRNKGCDGASTIHSLIYRARESGEEQPSFELWDDAPASKAKLIVIDECSMVDAELGRDLMSFDCPLLVLGDPAQLPPIQGGGFFTNSEPDAMLTEVHRQAQDDPIVRMSMDVREGRELDIGRYGESEVLSRKELDPDRVMGADQILVGRNNTRRAYNMRVRQRQNIEDPFPVAGDKLVCLRNNRKKGLFNGGLWRVKSRNTSRSKSRILSMRLSPDEDFGHKVTKVSVRADCFEGGVEQIAWEQRKPYDEFDYGYVLTVHKSQGSQWDDVVLFDESFAFQDSRARWLYTGITRAAKRLSVVV; this is translated from the coding sequence ATGGCCACTTTCACCCCGCATCAGGATGCTGCGCTCAAGGCCGTCGGCGACTGGCTCAAGTCCAAGCCGGGACGGGGCGGCACGCCGCCGGTGTTCCGCCTGTTCGGCTTTGCCGGCACCGGCAAGACCACGCTGGCGCGGCACATCGCCGAGGGCGTCGACGGCGAGGTGAAGTTCGCCGCCTTCACCGGCAAGGCGGCCCTCGTCATGCGCAACAAGGGCTGCGACGGCGCCTCCACCATCCATTCGCTGATCTACCGCGCCCGCGAATCCGGCGAGGAGCAGCCGAGCTTCGAATTGTGGGACGATGCGCCGGCCTCGAAGGCGAAGCTGATCGTGATCGACGAATGCTCGATGGTCGATGCCGAATTGGGCCGTGACCTGATGTCGTTCGACTGCCCGCTCCTCGTGCTCGGCGATCCCGCGCAGCTGCCGCCGATCCAGGGCGGCGGCTTCTTCACCAATTCAGAGCCCGACGCGATGCTGACCGAGGTACATCGTCAGGCCCAGGACGATCCGATCGTGCGGATGTCGATGGACGTGCGCGAAGGCCGCGAGCTCGACATCGGCCGCTACGGCGAGAGCGAGGTTCTCTCGCGCAAGGAGCTCGACCCCGATCGCGTCATGGGTGCCGACCAGATCCTGGTCGGCCGCAACAACACCCGGCGCGCCTACAACATGCGGGTGCGCCAGCGCCAGAACATCGAGGACCCGTTTCCGGTCGCCGGCGACAAGCTGGTGTGCCTGCGCAACAACCGCAAGAAGGGCCTGTTCAACGGCGGCCTGTGGCGCGTCAAGTCGCGCAACACCTCGCGCTCGAAATCGCGCATCCTGTCTATGCGGCTGTCGCCGGACGAGGACTTCGGCCACAAGGTGACCAAGGTCTCGGTGCGCGCCGACTGCTTCGAGGGCGGCGTCGAGCAGATCGCCTGGGAGCAACGCAAGCCCTATGACGAGTTCGACTACGGCTATGTGCTGACCGTGCACAAGTCGCAGGGCTCGCAATGGGACGACGTCGTGCTGTTCGACGAGAGCTTTGCGTTCCAGGATTCGCGGGCGCGGTGGCTGTATACGGGGATCACGCGGGCGGCGAAGCGGTTGAGTGTGGTGGTATAG
- a CDS encoding cytochrome c3 family protein, with amino-acid sequence MTTTADDPNAELNAKRGVIARSWAFLRELWQVLTRPSSVFALGTLVLAGFIAGVIFWGGFNTALEITNTEKFCTGCHEMKDNVYAELKSTIHFSNRSGVRATCPDCHVPHNWTDKIARKMQASKEVWGKIFGTIDTREKFQDHRLELAAHEWARFKANDSLECRNCHSADSMDITKQSPRASVAHQRFLFTKEKTCIDCHKGIAHQLPDMRGVPGWQ; translated from the coding sequence ATGACGACGACCGCCGATGACCCCAACGCGGAGCTGAATGCCAAGCGCGGCGTCATCGCGCGCAGCTGGGCGTTTCTGCGCGAGCTCTGGCAGGTGCTGACCCGGCCGAGCTCGGTGTTCGCGCTCGGCACCCTGGTGCTGGCCGGTTTCATCGCCGGCGTGATCTTCTGGGGCGGCTTCAACACCGCGCTGGAAATCACCAACACCGAAAAATTCTGCACCGGCTGCCACGAGATGAAGGACAACGTCTACGCCGAGCTGAAGTCGACCATCCATTTCTCCAACCGCTCCGGCGTGCGCGCGACCTGCCCGGACTGCCACGTGCCGCACAACTGGACCGACAAGATCGCGCGCAAGATGCAGGCTTCCAAGGAAGTCTGGGGCAAGATCTTCGGCACGATCGACACGCGCGAGAAATTCCAAGATCACCGGCTCGAGCTCGCCGCGCACGAATGGGCGCGCTTCAAGGCCAATGATTCCCTGGAATGCCGCAACTGCCACAGCGCCGATTCCATGGACATCACCAAGCAGTCGCCGCGGGCCTCGGTGGCGCACCAGCGCTTCCTGTTCACCAAGGAAAAGACCTGCATCGACTGCCACAAGGGCATCGCCCACCAGCTGCCCGACATGCGCGGCGTTCCCGGCTGGCAGTAG
- a CDS encoding nitrate reductase cytochrome c-type subunit, whose protein sequence is MMKRSAIILLAFAIAAGTSSLTAQTVTSGLRGPTPLNDEGPAPPMLPNRNTSEKEVRNYPEQPPVIPHNIDGYQVDLNGNKCLSCHARARTAESQAPMVSITHFMDRDGQFLASVSPRRFFCTECHVPQNTANPPVSNDFTDIDTLLSRASPGGRR, encoded by the coding sequence ATGATGAAACGATCCGCAATCATCCTGCTCGCCTTCGCGATCGCAGCGGGCACGAGCTCGCTGACGGCGCAGACCGTGACCTCCGGCCTGCGCGGCCCGACCCCGCTCAACGACGAAGGCCCGGCGCCGCCGATGCTGCCGAACCGCAACACCTCCGAGAAGGAGGTGCGCAATTATCCGGAGCAGCCGCCCGTCATCCCGCACAATATCGACGGCTATCAGGTCGACCTCAACGGCAACAAATGCCTGTCCTGCCACGCGCGGGCGCGCACCGCCGAGTCACAGGCGCCGATGGTCTCGATCACGCACTTCATGGATCGCGACGGCCAGTTCCTGGCCTCGGTCTCGCCGCGCCGCTTCTTCTGCACCGAATGCCACGTGCCGCAGAACACCGCCAATCCGCCGGTCAGCAACGATTTCACCGACATCGACACGCTGCTGTCGCGCGCAAGCCCTGGTGGCCGCAGATGA
- the napA gene encoding nitrate reductase catalytic subunit NapA, which produces MTSPKLDRRQMLKLEAAAIAAAAAGLPAPALAANLAAEREVSELKWDKAACRFCGTGCSVMVATKDNRVVATHGDIKAEVNRGLNCVKGYFLSKIMYGHDRLTQPMLRKTGGKYDKNGDFTPVSWTEAFDIMELKWKEATRKRGPNGVAMFGSGQWTIWEGYAAAKLFKAGFRTNNIDPNARHCMASAVAGMMRTFGIDEPAGCYDDIEATDAFVLWGSNMAEMHPILWTRIADRRLSAPHVRVAVLSTFEHRSFDLADIGMVFKPQTDLYILNAIANHIIKTGRVNKDFVAAHTVFKRGQTDIGYGLRPDHPLQKKATGAAKANDSTDMSYDEFVKFVSEYTLEKAAEMSGVPLNRLEALAELYADPKTKVVSFWTMGFNQHTRGVWCNNLVYNIHLLTGKISAPGNSPFSLTGQPSACGTAREVGTFSHRLPADMVVTNKAHRDHTEQIWQLPEGTIPDKPGAHAVLQSRMLKDGLINAYWVQVNNNLQAGPNANEETYPGFRNPDNFIVVSDAYPTVTALAADLILPTAMWVEKEGAYGNAERRTQFWHQLVTAPGEAKSDLWQLMEFSKRFKIEEVWPAELIAKKPEYRGKTLFDVLYKNGQVDKYPTSEIEAGYANEEAKAFGFYVQKGLFEEYAQFGRGHGHDLAPFDTYHRERGLRWPVVNGQETKWRFREGSDPYVKQGTNVQFYGHADGKARIFALPYEPPAESPDNEYPYWLSTGRVLEHWHSGTMTRRVPELFKAFPEAVCFMHPDDAQDIKLRRGDEVKVVSRRGFIRARVETRGRDRPPRGLVFVPWFDESKLINKVTLDATDPISLQTDFKKCAVRIERVNMS; this is translated from the coding sequence ATGACATCGCCGAAGCTCGACCGCCGCCAGATGCTCAAGCTCGAGGCCGCCGCGATCGCCGCTGCCGCCGCCGGCCTTCCCGCACCGGCGCTCGCCGCCAACCTCGCCGCCGAGCGCGAAGTGAGCGAACTGAAATGGGACAAGGCCGCCTGCCGCTTCTGCGGCACCGGCTGCTCGGTGATGGTGGCAACCAAGGACAACCGCGTCGTCGCCACCCACGGCGACATCAAGGCCGAGGTCAATCGCGGCCTCAACTGCGTCAAGGGCTACTTCCTCTCCAAGATCATGTACGGCCACGACCGCCTGACGCAGCCGATGCTGCGCAAGACGGGCGGCAAGTACGACAAGAACGGCGACTTCACGCCCGTGTCCTGGACCGAAGCCTTCGACATCATGGAGCTGAAGTGGAAGGAGGCGACTAGGAAGCGCGGCCCCAACGGCGTCGCCATGTTCGGCTCCGGCCAGTGGACGATCTGGGAAGGCTATGCCGCCGCGAAGCTGTTCAAGGCCGGCTTCCGCACCAACAACATCGACCCCAACGCGCGGCACTGCATGGCCTCGGCCGTCGCCGGCATGATGCGCACCTTCGGCATCGACGAGCCGGCCGGCTGCTACGACGACATCGAGGCCACCGACGCCTTCGTGCTGTGGGGCTCCAACATGGCGGAGATGCACCCCATCCTGTGGACGCGCATCGCCGACCGCCGGCTGTCCGCGCCGCATGTCCGCGTCGCCGTGCTCTCCACCTTCGAGCACCGCTCGTTCGACCTCGCCGACATCGGCATGGTGTTCAAGCCGCAGACCGACCTCTACATCCTCAACGCCATCGCCAACCACATCATCAAGACCGGCCGCGTCAACAAGGACTTCGTTGCCGCGCATACCGTGTTCAAGCGCGGCCAGACCGACATCGGCTACGGATTGCGGCCGGATCATCCGCTGCAGAAGAAGGCGACGGGCGCCGCCAAGGCCAACGACTCCACCGACATGAGCTATGACGAGTTCGTCAAGTTCGTGTCCGAGTACACGCTGGAGAAAGCTGCCGAAATGTCCGGCGTGCCGCTCAACCGTCTCGAGGCGCTCGCCGAGCTCTACGCCGATCCCAAGACGAAAGTGGTCTCGTTCTGGACCATGGGCTTCAACCAGCACACCCGCGGCGTCTGGTGCAACAACCTCGTCTACAACATCCATCTCTTGACCGGAAAGATCTCCGCGCCCGGCAACAGCCCGTTCTCGCTCACCGGCCAGCCCTCGGCCTGCGGCACCGCGCGCGAGGTCGGCACCTTCTCGCACCGCCTGCCCGCCGACATGGTGGTGACCAACAAGGCCCATCGCGACCACACCGAGCAGATCTGGCAGTTGCCCGAAGGCACCATTCCGGACAAGCCCGGCGCCCACGCCGTGCTGCAGAGCCGGATGCTGAAGGACGGCCTGATCAACGCCTATTGGGTGCAGGTCAACAACAACCTCCAGGCCGGTCCCAACGCCAACGAGGAGACCTATCCGGGCTTCCGCAACCCCGACAATTTCATCGTGGTCTCGGATGCCTATCCGACCGTGACGGCGCTCGCCGCCGATCTGATCCTGCCCACCGCGATGTGGGTGGAAAAGGAAGGCGCCTACGGCAATGCCGAGCGGCGTACGCAGTTCTGGCACCAGTTGGTCACGGCACCAGGCGAGGCCAAATCCGATCTCTGGCAGCTCATGGAATTTTCAAAACGCTTCAAGATCGAGGAAGTCTGGCCCGCCGAGCTGATCGCCAAGAAGCCGGAATATCGCGGCAAGACCCTGTTCGACGTGCTCTACAAGAACGGCCAGGTCGACAAGTATCCAACGTCGGAGATCGAAGCCGGCTACGCCAACGAGGAAGCAAAGGCGTTCGGCTTCTACGTGCAGAAGGGGCTGTTCGAGGAGTACGCCCAGTTCGGCCGCGGCCATGGCCACGACCTCGCGCCGTTCGACACCTACCACAGAGAGCGCGGCCTGCGCTGGCCCGTCGTCAACGGCCAGGAGACCAAGTGGCGCTTCCGCGAAGGCAGCGACCCCTACGTCAAGCAGGGCACCAACGTGCAGTTCTACGGCCATGCCGACGGCAAGGCCCGCATCTTCGCGCTGCCTTACGAGCCGCCGGCGGAATCGCCCGACAACGAATATCCCTACTGGCTCTCGACCGGCCGCGTGCTGGAGCACTGGCATTCCGGCACCATGACGCGCCGCGTGCCCGAGCTGTTCAAGGCCTTTCCCGAAGCGGTCTGCTTCATGCATCCGGACGATGCGCAGGACATCAAGCTGCGACGCGGCGACGAGGTGAAGGTGGTCTCCCGCCGCGGCTTCATCCGCGCCCGCGTCGAAACGCGTGGCCGCGACCGCCCGCCGCGCGGCCTCGTCTTCGTGCCGTGGTTCGACGAATCCAAGCTGATCAACAAGGTGACGCTCGACGCCACCGATCCGATCTCGCTGCAGACCGATTTCAAGAAATGCGCCGTGCGCATCGAGCGGGTGAACATGTCATGA
- a CDS encoding chaperone NapD, which produces MAQATFSLAKLNRRALITGRVLTAQRIVPPPGAEIASIIVQARPERLAELEAEIAGLPGCEIHARDARGKLVVVAEAPDAGSLGTMLNTIQSLQHVYSAALVFHAIETT; this is translated from the coding sequence ATGGCCCAAGCCACATTCAGCCTTGCCAAGCTCAACCGCCGCGCCCTGATCACCGGCCGCGTGCTCACCGCCCAGCGCATCGTGCCGCCGCCCGGCGCCGAGATCGCCAGCATCATCGTGCAGGCGCGGCCCGAGCGCCTTGCCGAACTGGAAGCGGAGATCGCAGGCCTTCCCGGCTGCGAGATCCATGCCCGCGACGCGCGCGGAAAGCTCGTCGTCGTCGCCGAAGCGCCGGATGCCGGCAGCCTCGGCACCATGCTCAACACCATCCAGTCGCTGCAACACGTCTATTCCGCGGCGCTGGTGTTCCACGCCATCGAAACGACTTAA
- the napE gene encoding periplasmic nitrate reductase, NapE protein: MSAPDDATSRVRRKRMEIFAFLFLTAIVMPVLAVGTVGSYGLGVWIYQMFAGPPGPPPSPH; this comes from the coding sequence ATGTCGGCCCCTGACGACGCGACGTCGCGCGTGCGCCGTAAGCGCATGGAGATTTTCGCGTTCCTGTTCCTGACCGCAATCGTGATGCCCGTCCTCGCGGTCGGGACGGTCGGCTCCTATGGGCTCGGCGTCTGGATCTACCAGATGTTCGCCGGCCCTCCAGGCCCGCCACCCTCCCCGCATTGA